A single Paenibacillus kribbensis DNA region contains:
- a CDS encoding phage tail assembly chaperone has product MSLPENMSEEQILDSLFEAADKLPEETVRIQRLSMLLTLRGLTSSKVDSIRERCTIRKTIKGRVDEKVDTETFNALLISEATASLEVKGLQINGWGDPRITSRLKLSGGEQAVRRMLLAGELDAVGDKVLELSGFGVEIDDLKN; this is encoded by the coding sequence ATGAGCTTGCCTGAAAATATGTCAGAAGAACAAATTTTGGATAGTCTTTTTGAAGCGGCCGACAAATTACCCGAGGAAACTGTTCGTATTCAACGCTTGAGTATGCTTCTCACACTTCGTGGTTTGACATCCAGCAAAGTAGATAGCATCCGTGAACGGTGTACAATTCGTAAAACCATTAAAGGACGTGTGGATGAAAAAGTAGATACAGAAACATTTAATGCATTGCTCATCTCTGAAGCTACGGCTAGTTTAGAAGTAAAAGGTCTTCAAATTAATGGATGGGGTGACCCACGAATTACTAGCCGTCTTAAATTGTCCGGTGGGGAACAGGCTGTGCGTCGTATGCTTCTGGCAGGGGAACTGGATGCGGTAGGTGACAAGGTTCTGGAACTGTCCGGGTTCGGTGTGGAAATTGATGATCTAAAAAACTGA
- a CDS encoding phage tail tube protein — protein sequence MLDASRVILGTYGQAYIDGVWQTHINKLEASVEIDKRELNLVGNTWKVHKNGAKKGTGTMSGYKVTSDMIRRGFAKFDIISKLDDPESFGHERVRLIRCMPDKIQLANWTAGEEVPEETTFTFEGYELLDPIVAE from the coding sequence ATGTTGGATGCTTCAAGAGTCATTTTAGGTACGTATGGTCAGGCATATATTGATGGGGTATGGCAGACACATATTAATAAGCTGGAAGCTAGCGTAGAAATTGATAAAAGAGAACTGAATTTGGTAGGAAATACATGGAAAGTGCATAAAAATGGAGCTAAAAAAGGTACCGGGACGATGAGTGGTTATAAAGTAACCTCTGATATGATTCGCCGCGGCTTTGCCAAATTCGATATCATTTCCAAACTGGATGACCCAGAATCTTTTGGACATGAACGTGTTCGTTTGATCCGGTGCATGCCAGATAAGATTCAATTAGCTAACTGGACCGCAGGAGAGGAAGTGCCAGAAGAAACGACCTTCACCTTCGAAGGCTATGAACTGCTTGATCCTATCGTTGCTGAATAA
- a CDS encoding phage tail sheath family protein: MAGGTWENTNKPVLPGLYMNFQAAAASAIQGGSRGTVIVPVKANWGPVREFVEIGSETAINQIFSGDSEDGATAYSTLYLALLGGPKKLLAYRLADDTAAAASVTLKSGGATPTDVLRLQALYTGSRGNGFAVTVQPTLGDEQAREVRLYEGTKLLGTYKGSDGTAASIAEAINKNSENVWVKAEVVGNGGIPADVSGVHLTGGNSGNSKLVNADYIAMQEALEGQEFNVLALDYAADMALLQSFAAWIKRVRGEGKGVIAVFGGSAADDVSKTAVSVASQRSLALNHEGVVNVGTGVRLAGTDYSSAQTAAYVAGLIAGQRLNQSATYAVTPFEDVTRRWTRSEQEQAVRNGVFLLFFDGRQVKALRGINSLVNPAAGQNNAWKKIRSIRVMDAINADLQRAAEETYIGKINNTVEGRLALIGAIKEYLAQLSLSNVIEADGYDVILDPAYYGDAPVIKPEPDQVFLQWNVKLTDVMEQLFGTFYVQ; this comes from the coding sequence ATGGCAGGCGGAACATGGGAAAACACGAATAAACCGGTATTACCGGGTTTGTATATGAACTTTCAGGCAGCAGCAGCTTCAGCGATTCAAGGTGGATCACGCGGTACGGTCATTGTACCCGTCAAGGCGAATTGGGGTCCTGTACGTGAGTTTGTAGAGATTGGCAGCGAAACAGCCATTAACCAAATCTTCTCCGGCGACAGTGAGGACGGTGCGACAGCCTATTCCACACTGTATCTGGCTTTGCTGGGCGGTCCGAAAAAACTGCTCGCTTACCGTTTGGCGGATGATACGGCTGCTGCAGCATCTGTAACGCTAAAAAGCGGCGGCGCGACACCAACGGACGTGCTGCGTTTGCAGGCGTTGTACACAGGCAGCCGCGGTAATGGTTTTGCTGTAACTGTACAGCCGACTTTGGGTGACGAGCAGGCGCGTGAAGTGCGCCTTTATGAAGGAACCAAGCTGCTGGGTACGTACAAAGGCAGTGACGGGACGGCTGCTTCGATTGCCGAAGCCATCAACAAAAACAGCGAAAACGTATGGGTGAAGGCCGAGGTTGTCGGCAATGGCGGCATTCCGGCGGACGTCAGCGGCGTACACCTTACTGGCGGCAACAGCGGCAATAGCAAGCTGGTGAATGCTGATTACATCGCCATGCAGGAAGCGCTTGAAGGACAGGAATTTAATGTGCTGGCGCTGGATTATGCAGCCGATATGGCATTGCTGCAAAGCTTTGCCGCCTGGATCAAGCGTGTCCGGGGCGAAGGCAAAGGCGTAATCGCTGTATTCGGCGGTTCCGCGGCGGATGATGTGTCCAAAACGGCTGTCAGCGTGGCCTCACAGCGTTCTCTTGCGCTAAACCATGAAGGCGTCGTGAACGTCGGTACGGGCGTACGTCTGGCAGGTACGGACTACAGCTCCGCTCAAACGGCTGCCTATGTAGCCGGACTGATCGCAGGCCAGCGTCTGAATCAATCCGCGACGTATGCGGTTACGCCTTTTGAGGACGTGACCCGCCGCTGGACACGTTCCGAGCAGGAGCAGGCTGTCCGTAACGGGGTCTTCCTGTTGTTCTTCGACGGTCGTCAGGTCAAAGCGCTGCGCGGGATCAACAGCTTGGTGAACCCGGCTGCTGGTCAAAACAATGCGTGGAAGAAAATTCGCTCCATCCGCGTCATGGATGCGATTAACGCTGACTTGCAGCGTGCAGCCGAGGAGACTTATATCGGCAAAATCAACAACACGGTGGAAGGCCGTCTGGCTCTCATCGGTGCAATCAAGGAATATCTGGCACAGCTGTCTTTGAGCAACGTCATCGAAGCAGATGGCTATGATGTCATTCTCGATCCGGCATACTACGGCGATGCTCCAGTGATTAAACCGGAACCGGATCAAGTGTTCCTGCAATGGAACGTGAAGCTGACAGACGTGATGGAGCAGCTGTTCGGCACATTTTACGTGCAATAA
- a CDS encoding EamA family transporter has protein sequence MAIIFYSFTDLSSQQALLYGVSILPVLTMMFTTSTLLFFGAFLVIKNRQRPSSASVNIHKPKEIAKKNPWTISKTLFLGTGVGLVNVLAMMLKLAAFNNGITGIVSTIIALSVVVVLLYARFYLRESMSRMEICGVIIALIGLIIIKWI, from the coding sequence TTGGCGATCATTTTTTATAGTTTTACGGACTTATCATCCCAACAAGCTTTATTGTATGGTGTTTCTATACTACCGGTTCTGACAATGATGTTTACAACAAGCACTTTATTATTCTTTGGGGCTTTCTTAGTAATTAAAAATAGACAAAGACCATCTTCAGCTAGTGTAAATATTCATAAACCAAAAGAAATCGCAAAAAAGAACCCATGGACAATTTCAAAAACCTTATTCCTGGGAACAGGAGTTGGTCTTGTAAATGTTCTGGCCATGATGCTCAAACTTGCTGCATTTAATAATGGAATTACCGGGATTGTTTCTACAATTATCGCTTTGAGTGTTGTTGTTGTACTGCTATATGCTCGTTTCTATTTAAGAGAATCCATGAGTCGAATGGAAATTTGCGGTGTTATCATAGCGCTGATTGGATTAATAATTATAAAATGGATATGA
- a CDS encoding ArpU family phage packaging/lysis transcriptional regulator, which yields MKNNLPELDRRKTQTALEGVFEKYRIYKTITFMDRESFITAGYTDRPNGPTNVTSDPTARTAVYNVDAPAARLAYCEMVDAVVSRLNEREQLLIRERYLKDDDVFDYKVYNYVLDPPVSKDTYTKLRTRAFYKMALALADQGVVNLAGLQKGADRKLG from the coding sequence ATGAAAAATAACCTACCCGAATTGGATCGTCGCAAAACGCAGACTGCATTGGAGGGCGTATTTGAGAAGTACCGGATCTATAAAACGATAACTTTTATGGACCGGGAAAGCTTTATCACGGCTGGCTATACGGATCGACCGAACGGTCCAACGAATGTGACCAGCGATCCGACAGCCCGGACAGCCGTATATAATGTAGATGCTCCTGCCGCCCGCCTGGCCTATTGCGAAATGGTAGATGCTGTAGTCAGTCGCTTGAATGAACGCGAACAGCTGCTCATCCGTGAGCGTTATTTAAAGGATGACGATGTGTTTGATTACAAGGTATACAATTATGTACTGGACCCGCCGGTCAGCAAGGATACGTATACGAAGCTTCGCACACGTGCTTTTTACAAAATGGCGCTTGCGCTAGCAGACCAAGGCGTTGTGAATCTGGCAGGCTTGCAGAAAGGCGCGGATCGAAAACTAGGTTAG
- a CDS encoding helix-turn-helix domain-containing protein, with translation MEQPAFGTYLKQQREQKQWSINQLADAAGISNSQISRIENGLRGVPKPSTLRKIADALGVSYTEMMKVAGYWENDDSIEQHSHEPYRSTVPDWATSKDRRDFKKMLEEDDELMFDGIPLNETDRQRIKDVLTGLFWEAKQMNKHKKSQEPRAGKDQG, from the coding sequence GTGGAACAGCCAGCATTCGGAACCTACTTAAAGCAGCAGCGTGAACAAAAGCAATGGAGCATTAACCAATTGGCAGATGCCGCAGGCATTAGTAATTCACAAATTTCCCGCATTGAAAACGGGCTGCGCGGAGTCCCCAAGCCCTCTACTCTCCGCAAAATAGCGGACGCACTCGGCGTATCCTATACCGAAATGATGAAAGTCGCCGGTTATTGGGAGAACGACGATTCAATAGAGCAGCATTCACACGAACCTTATCGTTCTACTGTGCCGGATTGGGCAACCTCCAAGGACCGCCGGGATTTCAAAAAAATGCTGGAGGAAGACGACGAATTAATGTTCGACGGCATTCCGCTGAATGAGACTGACCGTCAACGGATCAAGGATGTGTTAACAGGTCTGTTCTGGGAAGCCAAGCAAATGAACAAGCACAAGAAGTCCCAAGAGCCCCGGGCGGGCAAAGATCAAGGATAG
- a CDS encoding ImmA/IrrE family metallo-endopeptidase yields MKELIHKLVRKYRTNCPFDIAKALGIHIRYCDLGSTTKGLYYHKLRRKFIVIHDGLTPEWRRFVCAHELGHDRLHKGISRFFIEEHSYFSPGKFEQQANRFAVLLLSEGKPPLADETLEHYLPRIGLPKETALFFDHKTEH; encoded by the coding sequence ATGAAAGAACTCATTCACAAACTCGTCCGAAAATACCGTACCAACTGCCCCTTTGATATTGCAAAAGCGCTCGGTATCCATATCCGTTATTGCGATCTGGGTTCCACAACCAAAGGGCTGTATTACCACAAGCTGCGCAGAAAATTTATTGTCATCCACGATGGCCTTACACCGGAATGGAGACGGTTTGTTTGTGCGCACGAATTGGGGCATGACCGACTGCATAAAGGCATCAGCCGCTTTTTTATAGAGGAGCATTCCTACTTTTCTCCAGGAAAATTTGAACAGCAGGCCAATCGTTTTGCCGTGCTTTTGCTGAGTGAGGGAAAACCTCCACTGGCTGACGAAACGCTGGAGCACTATTTGCCCCGGATTGGGCTGCCCAAAGAGACTGCTCTTTTTTTTGATCACAAGACAGAACATTAG
- a CDS encoding 5'-nucleotidase C-terminal domain-containing protein, with protein MNSWKKISSLLTTAALLFGCLGTAAADPAANAGTANAATAPTSGKHITILHTNDTHAHVVANDKEMGFAKLAGIIDQYRASNPNTLLLDDGDTIHGTTFATLVNGESIVKVINKLRYDAMVPGNHEFNYGWKHLVELSKEIQFPVLSANIKQTDGTRLFKPYVIKEVDGVKIGIIGLTTPETAYKTNPKNVEGIQFTDPAAEAKAAVDEIRSKVDVVVVLGHLGQDASSKDTSLKVVKEVPGIDIFIDGHSHTVLEKGLVGDNGTLIASAGEYTKYLGVVDLWVDGGKVIQKQAKLIDSAQAADVQPNAEIATLIASIQKDQEPILKQVVTQTSVDLEGAREKVRAGETNLGDLLTDAMRDVSGADVALTNGGGIRASIKAGTVTKGDIITVLPFGNQIVTLKVKGSDIQAALENGIAAYPEPSGGFPQVSGITFKIDTSAAKGSRVHSILIGGKALDPEATYTLATNDFTAVGGDQYTMFAKYPQAGMFGSLDEALIRYMQKIGSASLQAQADGRIQEAKADGNASVPATQPAPTATPAPVQEKPQAVSTPAAKPVPAKPAPVKSVPAKTPAAKPQQASASAQAANSHVYVVKSGDTLYDISRKHGTTWQQLQKLNKLKNPHRIYPGQKLNLPA; from the coding sequence ATGAATTCATGGAAAAAAATCTCGTCACTCTTGACGACCGCCGCGCTTCTGTTCGGATGTCTTGGTACAGCAGCAGCGGACCCGGCAGCCAATGCAGGAACAGCGAATGCGGCTACTGCTCCAACCAGCGGCAAGCACATCACCATCCTACATACGAATGATACCCATGCCCACGTGGTCGCAAACGACAAGGAAATGGGCTTCGCCAAGCTGGCGGGCATCATCGACCAGTATCGCGCTTCCAATCCCAATACATTGCTGCTGGATGACGGGGATACCATTCATGGAACGACCTTCGCTACGTTGGTCAATGGTGAGAGTATCGTGAAAGTGATCAACAAGCTGCGCTATGATGCAATGGTTCCGGGCAATCATGAGTTTAATTATGGCTGGAAGCATCTGGTTGAGCTAAGCAAGGAGATTCAGTTCCCTGTGCTGAGCGCCAACATTAAGCAAACGGACGGAACGCGTTTGTTCAAACCGTATGTTATAAAGGAAGTAGATGGCGTTAAAATCGGTATTATCGGTCTGACTACGCCTGAAACAGCCTATAAGACCAATCCCAAAAATGTAGAGGGGATTCAATTCACCGATCCTGCGGCTGAAGCCAAGGCAGCTGTAGACGAAATTCGCAGCAAAGTGGATGTCGTCGTGGTTCTTGGTCATTTGGGACAGGATGCTTCCAGCAAGGACACCAGCCTCAAGGTTGTTAAAGAAGTGCCCGGCATTGATATTTTCATCGATGGACACAGCCATACTGTACTCGAAAAAGGGCTGGTCGGTGACAACGGTACGTTGATCGCCAGCGCAGGTGAATACACCAAGTATCTGGGTGTTGTGGATCTATGGGTCGATGGCGGTAAGGTTATCCAAAAGCAAGCCAAGCTGATTGACTCGGCTCAGGCTGCCGACGTTCAGCCCAACGCTGAAATTGCTACATTGATCGCTTCCATTCAGAAGGATCAGGAACCTATTCTTAAACAGGTTGTAACACAAACGAGCGTGGATCTGGAAGGAGCACGCGAAAAGGTACGTGCGGGTGAAACCAATCTTGGCGACCTGCTCACCGATGCCATGCGTGACGTTTCGGGTGCAGACGTGGCTTTAACCAACGGCGGCGGCATCCGGGCTTCCATCAAGGCAGGAACAGTAACCAAGGGAGATATCATCACCGTGCTGCCTTTCGGAAACCAGATTGTTACCCTGAAAGTGAAAGGCTCTGACATTCAGGCAGCGCTTGAAAACGGCATAGCCGCCTATCCGGAGCCAAGCGGAGGTTTCCCGCAAGTATCAGGCATCACGTTTAAAATAGACACATCCGCAGCCAAAGGAAGCCGCGTTCATTCCATTCTCATCGGCGGCAAGGCGCTTGATCCTGAGGCGACGTACACATTGGCCACCAATGACTTTACTGCTGTAGGCGGTGACCAATATACGATGTTTGCTAAATATCCGCAGGCAGGTATGTTCGGATCGCTGGACGAGGCGTTAATCCGCTATATGCAAAAGATTGGCTCCGCCAGCCTGCAAGCACAAGCAGACGGCCGCATCCAAGAGGCTAAGGCAGACGGGAATGCCTCCGTCCCGGCCACACAGCCTGCACCAACTGCAACACCAGCACCTGTGCAGGAAAAACCACAAGCTGTCTCTACTCCGGCTGCCAAACCAGTACCAGCGAAACCAGCACCAGTGAAATCGGTGCCTGCAAAAACTCCAGCAGCCAAGCCGCAGCAAGCATCAGCTTCTGCCCAAGCTGCAAATAGCCATGTGTATGTTGTGAAATCCGGGGACACGTTATATGACATTTCCCGCAAACACGGTACCACCTGGCAACAGCTTCAAAAGCTGAACAAGTTGAAAAATCCTCACCGCATTTATCCGGGGCAAAAGTTGAACCTCCCGGCCTAA
- a CDS encoding 3'-5' exonuclease yields the protein MQYIIYDLEFTVSRNARYSSEIIDIGAVKVVQGDDGLYVADTFHSFVRPSNRPVLSTDTVQFTGITQRDIDAAPLFPEAVEQFVAWLGTDSPYYLCAWGPDDRQKLVSHCRTHHVDLGWIHNTNDIQKQISRLFGSSGKYRQLSLSQALELCHIDFDGQQHRALDDAINTAQVFMHLFDRITLVDNAADDEESRGSKLVYSSPEEEQEHYSPFGNLANLFKDH from the coding sequence ATGCAATACATTATTTATGATCTTGAATTTACTGTTAGCCGCAACGCCAGATATTCCTCTGAAATCATTGATATCGGTGCTGTCAAGGTCGTGCAGGGAGACGATGGTCTATACGTTGCAGATACGTTTCACAGTTTTGTAAGACCCTCAAATCGACCTGTACTGTCTACGGATACCGTTCAGTTCACGGGCATTACTCAACGAGATATTGATGCCGCCCCACTCTTTCCCGAAGCTGTGGAGCAATTTGTTGCCTGGCTCGGTACGGATTCACCCTATTATTTGTGTGCATGGGGACCGGATGACCGTCAAAAGCTGGTATCCCATTGTCGTACCCATCATGTAGATCTTGGATGGATTCATAATACGAATGATATACAGAAGCAAATCTCCCGTCTGTTTGGCTCCAGCGGCAAATATCGCCAGTTGAGTCTGTCTCAGGCGCTGGAATTGTGCCACATTGACTTTGACGGTCAGCAGCACCGCGCACTGGACGATGCCATAAACACCGCTCAGGTTTTTATGCACCTTTTTGATCGCATTACATTAGTAGATAACGCTGCTGACGATGAGGAAAGCCGAGGCTCAAAGCTCGTATACTCCTCACCGGAGGAAGAACAGGAGCATTACAGTCCATTTGGCAATCTCGCCAACCTGTTTAAGGACCATTAA
- a CDS encoding helix-turn-helix transcriptional regulator — translation MTDRLIRLMRIITIVQANPGILARELAERCETSERTIYRDMEALSAMHIPITNMGHGKGYIFISNFALYPLNWTEEEADAFAKLGDIMETVKPLLPPAFESAYEKVMASSQKKKIDQTSFAQEMKNIVRLGSTLDRENQPYLLRLIVLASLTQQTIEAEYSSPQNEDVSLVQVDPYCLVPQDRRFYMLGFCHKQSAMRTFRISRFRNMRILPYTFQKNTTEMETFFKGTWSVTKGNQNIRFVVRFSAESVYRVKEEELFIKPLLKDLPDGSLLFEVTVNHDREFLDWLTSYGAEAEILEPLRYRKRMQEMLRTWGTFYFDKKAGN, via the coding sequence TTGACTGATCGTTTAATACGTTTAATGCGGATTATTACTATTGTTCAGGCCAATCCGGGGATATTGGCAAGAGAGCTTGCGGAACGTTGTGAAACATCAGAACGTACCATCTACCGAGATATGGAAGCGCTGAGTGCTATGCATATTCCAATTACGAATATGGGGCATGGCAAAGGGTACATTTTTATAAGCAATTTTGCTTTGTATCCTCTGAATTGGACGGAAGAAGAGGCAGACGCTTTTGCCAAGCTGGGAGATATTATGGAAACGGTGAAGCCTCTTTTGCCGCCGGCTTTTGAAAGTGCTTATGAGAAGGTGATGGCCTCTAGTCAGAAAAAAAAGATAGACCAGACGAGCTTCGCGCAGGAAATGAAAAATATCGTCCGGCTCGGCTCGACACTTGATCGGGAAAACCAGCCCTATCTGCTCAGGCTGATTGTTTTGGCAAGTCTTACGCAGCAGACCATTGAAGCGGAATACAGCTCGCCTCAAAATGAAGATGTGTCATTAGTTCAGGTAGATCCTTATTGTTTGGTGCCGCAGGATCGGCGGTTTTATATGCTTGGTTTTTGTCACAAGCAATCCGCCATGAGAACCTTTCGGATCAGCCGCTTTCGGAATATGAGAATTTTGCCGTATACGTTTCAAAAAAATACAACAGAAATGGAAACGTTTTTTAAAGGGACCTGGTCGGTTACCAAAGGAAATCAAAACATTCGCTTTGTGGTGCGATTTTCTGCCGAATCTGTATATCGGGTCAAGGAAGAGGAATTGTTCATCAAGCCTTTGCTCAAGGATTTGCCGGATGGCAGCTTGTTGTTTGAGGTGACGGTCAATCATGACCGTGAATTTCTGGATTGGCTCACCTCGTATGGAGCAGAGGCCGAGATTCTGGAGCCTTTGCGGTACCGCAAGCGAATGCAGGAAATGCTGCGGACCTGGGGAACATTTTATTTCGATAAAAAGGCAGGAAATTAA
- a CDS encoding AIM24 family protein → MDIQAGQYHDESVGSVVTLNLAEGEKLHVLHPQQIIAYRGPSSGRSDKLMNIKGMYRKHKLIQADFTGACRLIAALPPGFSLKMIELEGGDELLYDFRNLFWYSSGIHMRTKLLSMKNMLFSRDVIKMKFDGVGQIGLLTQGLVCQEQLHPTEPIYVDASSVIAYPENAKLELTVYGNNLASQHMNYHFKMTGQGTVLFHAGEHHRRLQQDMNDDGVIKRFLREVIPFGGVFIK, encoded by the coding sequence ATGGACATACAAGCAGGACAATACCATGATGAAAGTGTCGGCTCGGTTGTAACGCTCAATCTAGCGGAAGGGGAAAAGCTGCATGTTCTGCATCCGCAGCAAATTATCGCTTACCGTGGTCCCAGCTCAGGTCGCAGTGACAAGCTGATGAATATCAAAGGCATGTACCGCAAGCACAAGCTGATTCAGGCCGATTTTACAGGGGCTTGTCGTCTGATTGCCGCACTTCCACCCGGCTTTAGCCTCAAAATGATTGAGCTTGAAGGAGGCGATGAACTGCTATACGATTTTCGCAACCTGTTCTGGTACAGCTCTGGAATCCATATGCGTACCAAGCTGCTGAGCATGAAGAACATGCTGTTCAGCCGCGATGTTATTAAAATGAAATTTGACGGGGTGGGTCAAATTGGTCTTTTGACTCAGGGTTTGGTATGCCAGGAGCAGCTTCACCCGACAGAGCCGATATACGTCGATGCAAGCAGCGTCATCGCCTATCCCGAAAACGCCAAGCTGGAACTGACCGTGTACGGCAACAATCTGGCCAGCCAGCATATGAACTATCATTTTAAAATGACTGGACAGGGTACCGTGCTTTTTCACGCCGGGGAGCATCATCGACGTCTCCAGCAGGATATGAACGACGATGGCGTGATCAAACGATTTTTAAGGGAAGTTATTCCCTTTGGCGGAGTGTTTATCAAATAG
- the queC gene encoding 7-cyano-7-deazaguanine synthase QueC has product MFANEKAVVVFSGGQDSTTCLFWAKKHFAEVETVTFDYGQRHKQEIEVAAGIARKLGVPQTVLDMSLLNQLAPNALTRTDIDITQEEGELPSTFVDGRNLLFLSFAAVLAKQKGARHIITGVCETDFSGYPDCRDSFIKSLNVTLNLSMDYPFVIHTPLMWLNKAETWKMADELEAFEFVRTRTLTCYNGVIGDGCGECPACKLRRAGLEQYLAVRGHGASSQGAEGHA; this is encoded by the coding sequence ATGTTTGCAAACGAAAAAGCGGTCGTCGTATTCAGCGGCGGTCAAGACAGCACCACCTGTTTATTTTGGGCGAAAAAGCATTTTGCCGAAGTAGAAACCGTGACCTTCGACTACGGTCAACGTCACAAGCAGGAAATCGAAGTAGCCGCCGGAATTGCCCGCAAGCTGGGTGTTCCGCAAACGGTGCTCGATATGAGCCTGCTCAATCAACTAGCCCCTAATGCCCTCACACGCACCGACATTGACATTACGCAAGAGGAAGGCGAACTGCCTAGTACATTCGTAGACGGTCGCAACCTGCTGTTCCTGAGCTTCGCGGCAGTGCTCGCCAAGCAAAAAGGAGCGCGCCACATCATTACTGGCGTTTGCGAGACGGATTTCAGCGGTTATCCTGATTGCCGGGATTCTTTTATCAAATCGCTGAACGTCACACTCAACCTTTCGATGGACTATCCCTTTGTGATTCATACCCCGCTCATGTGGCTGAATAAGGCTGAAACCTGGAAAATGGCCGATGAGCTGGAAGCTTTTGAATTTGTAAGAACCCGTACACTAACGTGCTATAACGGCGTCATTGGCGATGGCTGTGGTGAATGCCCTGCCTGCAAGCTTCGCCGCGCCGGGCTGGAGCAGTATCTTGCGGTTCGCGGACACGGAGCTTCGTCCCAAGGAGCTGAAGGCCATGCGTGA
- the queD gene encoding 6-carboxytetrahydropterin synthase QueD: MREPGTFHIVNKLQQFGTDIQHAQLRYHRKRVLVSKQFTFDAAHHLHCYEGKCKNLHGHTYIVVFGISGIPDETGLTMDFGDIKTIWKERIEPYLDHRYLNETLPPMNTTAENMVVWIFEQMESALSSDAYRSRVEGGRTEFVRLFETPTSYAEFRREWMLDE; encoded by the coding sequence ATGCGTGAGCCGGGGACCTTTCATATTGTCAACAAGCTCCAGCAGTTCGGGACAGACATTCAACACGCTCAGCTGCGCTATCACCGCAAACGCGTACTGGTCAGCAAACAATTTACGTTTGATGCAGCACACCATTTGCACTGCTATGAAGGCAAATGCAAAAATCTGCACGGACATACCTATATCGTCGTTTTTGGTATAAGCGGCATACCGGACGAGACGGGTCTAACGATGGATTTTGGAGACATTAAAACGATCTGGAAAGAACGAATCGAGCCTTATCTGGATCATCGTTACCTGAATGAGACGTTGCCCCCGATGAATACCACTGCGGAAAATATGGTCGTCTGGATCTTTGAGCAAATGGAGTCCGCCCTGTCCTCGGATGCATACCGCTCCCGCGTGGAAGGTGGGCGTACCGAATTTGTGCGGCTGTTTGAGACACCTACCAGCTACGCCGAATTCAGACGGGAGTGGATGCTGGATGAATAA
- the queE gene encoding 7-carboxy-7-deazaguanine synthase QueE, which translates to MNNNTVTAHQATTSSRVLQTAPIPVLEVFGPTVQGEGMVIGRKTMFVRTAGCDYHCSWCDSAFTWDGSAKDQIRRLSAADIWQELKAIGGECFSHVTLSGGNPVLLPQLGELVALLRSQGIATAVETQGSRWQDWLYDIDEVTLSPKPPSSGMTTNWDVLDDIVARLSNRKRTDCKTVGESRSATHVSTAACTEEAVNESARFYHGACSLKVVIFDDTDLAYARTVHQRYPHVPLFLQTGNPDVSTENTEQIAESLLHRYEWLIDRVMDDSRLNDVRVLPQLHTLVWGNKRGV; encoded by the coding sequence ATGAATAATAATACCGTGACAGCTCACCAAGCAACAACGTCCTCTCGTGTGCTCCAAACAGCTCCCATCCCCGTACTGGAGGTGTTTGGTCCCACCGTTCAGGGCGAGGGCATGGTCATTGGGCGCAAAACGATGTTTGTTCGTACCGCAGGCTGCGATTACCATTGCTCGTGGTGCGATTCCGCCTTTACCTGGGACGGCAGCGCCAAGGATCAAATCCGTCGTCTGAGTGCCGCAGACATCTGGCAGGAGCTGAAGGCCATCGGCGGTGAATGCTTTTCGCATGTGACCCTTTCCGGAGGCAATCCCGTCCTGCTGCCACAGCTTGGGGAGCTGGTCGCCCTGCTGCGCAGTCAAGGCATTGCCACCGCTGTCGAAACGCAAGGCTCCCGCTGGCAGGATTGGCTGTACGATATCGATGAGGTGACCTTATCCCCCAAGCCGCCCAGCTCCGGCATGACGACCAACTGGGATGTGCTGGATGATATCGTCGCCCGTCTGTCGAATCGGAAGAGGACTGATTGCAAGACGGTCGGAGAGTCCAGGTCTGCAACACACGTCTCAACCGCAGCATGCACAGAAGAAGCCGTTAATGAATCAGCGAGATTCTACCATGGAGCATGCAGCTTGAAGGTCGTCATATTCGATGATACAGATCTAGCATATGCACGCACCGTTCACCAGCGCTATCCGCATGTACCACTGTTCCTCCAGACCGGTAACCCAGATGTGAGCACCGAGAACACGGAACAGATTGCCGAATCCCTATTGCATCGTTATGAATGGCTTATCGACCGTGTCATGGACGATTCCCGACTAAATGACGTAAGAGTACTCCCGCAGCTCCACACCCTTGTATGGGGCAACAAACGCGGCGTATAG